The Chitinophagaceae bacterium genome window below encodes:
- a CDS encoding amidohydrolase: protein MLKDEIKQLAKEIYSNVIENRRHLHAHPELSFCEYQTSDYVKTKLDEIGISWNAMANTGVVATITGGKSSDGIVALRADMDALPITEANDVAYASQNKGVMHACGHDAHTSSLLGTAKILQTIKSKFGGTVKLIFQPGEEKLPGGASLMIKEGVLENPKPHAVIGQHVIPSIDCGKIGIHSGKFMASMDEIFVTVYGRGGHGAMPHQNIDPVLITSHIIIALQQVVSRMANPTLPTVLSFGKLIANGAINIIPDEVYIEGTFRTLDETWRTEAHKRMKKMAETIAESMGGRCDFKIVRGYPFLVNEEKLTAQVETYAEQYLGKDNILNVDTWMGAEDFAYYSQVTDSCFYFLGTGNKEKGITSSLHTPTFNIDEDALALSTGLMAYITLKQLGN from the coding sequence ATGCTAAAAGATGAAATAAAACAATTAGCAAAAGAAATATACAGCAATGTAATTGAAAACAGGAGGCATTTGCATGCTCATCCTGAATTATCATTTTGCGAATATCAAACATCCGATTATGTAAAAACTAAACTGGATGAAATAGGAATTTCATGGAATGCGATGGCCAATACAGGAGTGGTAGCAACTATTACTGGCGGGAAATCATCTGACGGAATTGTTGCTTTACGTGCCGACATGGATGCCTTGCCCATTACTGAAGCCAATGATGTTGCTTATGCTTCGCAAAATAAAGGAGTAATGCATGCCTGTGGTCATGATGCGCATACATCTTCTTTGCTTGGTACTGCAAAAATTCTGCAAACCATAAAAAGTAAATTCGGCGGAACAGTTAAACTCATTTTTCAACCAGGAGAAGAAAAGCTTCCCGGAGGCGCCAGTTTAATGATTAAAGAAGGTGTGCTGGAAAACCCAAAACCTCATGCAGTCATCGGTCAACATGTTATCCCTTCGATTGATTGCGGAAAAATTGGTATTCACAGTGGAAAATTCATGGCATCTATGGATGAAATATTTGTAACTGTATATGGAAGAGGCGGCCATGGCGCAATGCCGCATCAGAATATTGACCCCGTTTTAATCACTTCTCATATTATCATTGCTTTGCAGCAGGTTGTAAGCCGCATGGCAAACCCAACACTTCCCACCGTTTTATCATTTGGAAAATTAATAGCCAATGGCGCCATAAATATAATTCCTGATGAAGTTTACATCGAAGGCACTTTCCGAACCCTGGATGAAACCTGGAGGACTGAAGCGCATAAACGAATGAAAAAAATGGCGGAGACTATTGCTGAAAGTATGGGCGGCAGGTGCGATTTTAAAATTGTCCGGGGATATCCGTTCCTGGTAAATGAAGAAAAACTTACTGCGCAGGTGGAAACTTATGCAGAACAATATCTTGGGAAAGATAATATTCTTAATGTAGATACATGGATGGGGGCAGAAGACTTTGCTTATTATTCACAAGTTACAGACTCTTGCTTCTATTTTTTGGGTACCGGGAATAAAGAAAAAGGAATCACTTCATCGCTGCACACACCAACATTCAATATTGATGAAGATGCGCTGGCATTGAGTACAGGGCTGATGGCTTATATTACGCTTAAACAATTAGGAAATTAA
- a CDS encoding altronate dehydratase translates to MKRSILKVHPGDNVLVALQNLAKGETVTYNGEEFILQDNIAAKHKFFEYDMNTGDSIIMYGVLVGKTQHAVPRGGLMTTENVKHAAEPYAYREANYKWQVPDVTKFKNRTFDGYHRSDGRVGTANYWLFIPTVFCENRNLDVIREVLNNELGYAVTDKYKQKTKHLLDLYKSGKDISSFNFEIAESAVATNRVFKNVNGIKFLNHQGGCGGTRQDAEILSKLLAAYANHPNVGGVTVMSLGCQNLQVQDFLNDLKLHNPKFDKPLYIFEQQQSQSEEQLILEAIRKTFLGLIEINKIERQPAALDKLCIGVKCGGSDGFSGISANPAVGYCADLVVALGGKILLAEFPELCGVEQELVDRSVDERTAKKFIHLMKSYDEIAHRAGSGFHMNPSPGNIKDGLITDAIKSAGAARKGGTSPVADVLDYTESATRPGLSLVCTPGNDVEATTGKAASGATLILFTTGLGTPTGNPVCPTIKVSTNAALTKRMGDIIDIDTGPIISGDKTIEQMGEDILEYCIKAASGEIIPKAVQLNQDDFIPWKRGVSL, encoded by the coding sequence ATGAAAAGAAGTATTTTAAAAGTTCATCCAGGTGATAATGTACTGGTAGCATTGCAAAATCTTGCCAAAGGAGAAACTGTTACGTATAATGGAGAAGAATTTATACTGCAGGATAATATTGCTGCCAAGCATAAATTTTTCGAATACGATATGAATACAGGGGACAGTATTATAATGTATGGCGTGTTGGTAGGTAAGACACAACATGCTGTCCCCAGGGGTGGATTGATGACAACAGAAAATGTAAAACATGCCGCTGAACCCTACGCTTACCGGGAAGCCAATTATAAATGGCAGGTGCCGGATGTAACTAAGTTTAAAAATAGAACATTCGATGGTTATCATCGGAGTGATGGCAGGGTGGGTACTGCTAATTACTGGCTTTTTATTCCTACTGTTTTTTGTGAAAACAGGAACCTGGATGTCATCCGGGAGGTATTAAACAATGAGTTAGGCTATGCAGTTACTGATAAATACAAACAAAAAACAAAACACCTGCTGGATTTATACAAAAGCGGGAAAGATATTTCATCGTTTAATTTTGAGATAGCTGAGTCAGCAGTTGCAACCAACCGTGTTTTTAAGAATGTTAACGGAATTAAATTTCTTAATCACCAGGGTGGTTGTGGTGGAACAAGACAGGATGCAGAAATATTAAGCAAGCTCTTGGCAGCGTATGCGAATCACCCGAATGTAGGAGGAGTTACCGTAATGAGTTTAGGTTGCCAGAACCTACAGGTACAGGATTTTTTGAATGACCTCAAACTGCACAATCCCAAATTTGATAAGCCGCTGTATATTTTTGAACAACAGCAATCGCAAAGTGAAGAACAACTGATACTGGAAGCAATAAGAAAAACATTTTTAGGTCTAATCGAAATTAATAAGATAGAAAGGCAACCTGCCGCATTAGATAAATTATGTATTGGTGTGAAATGCGGGGGCAGCGATGGTTTTAGCGGTATCTCAGCCAACCCCGCTGTTGGTTATTGCGCTGATTTGGTAGTAGCGCTGGGCGGAAAAATATTGTTGGCGGAATTTCCTGAACTCTGTGGTGTGGAACAGGAACTGGTGGATCGCTCCGTAGATGAAAGGACTGCAAAAAAATTTATTCACTTAATGAAGAGCTATGATGAAATAGCGCATAGAGCAGGATCTGGATTTCACATGAACCCTTCTCCGGGTAATATTAAGGATGGTTTAATAACAGATGCTATTAAATCTGCAGGAGCTGCAAGAAAAGGTGGCACATCGCCTGTTGCAGATGTGCTGGATTATACAGAGTCGGCTACCAGGCCCGGATTAAGCCTGGTATGTACACCCGGCAATGATGTAGAAGCAACTACGGGTAAAGCGGCATCCGGGGCAACGCTTATTTTATTTACAACCGGTTTAGGAACGCCTACCGGTAATCCTGTTTGCCCTACTATTAAGGTTTCTACCAATGCGGCATTAACAAAAAGAATGGGTGATATTATTGATATTGACACCGGGCCCATTATCAGTGGAGATAAAACTATTGAGCAAATGGGTGAAGATATATTGGAGTATTGCATTAAAGCTGCCAGCGGTGAAATAATACCTAAGGCAGTTCAATTAAACCAGGATGATTTTATTCCATGGAAACGAGGAGTATCGCTTTAG